The following coding sequences lie in one Rutidosis leptorrhynchoides isolate AG116_Rl617_1_P2 chromosome 4, CSIRO_AGI_Rlap_v1, whole genome shotgun sequence genomic window:
- the LOC139845341 gene encoding G2/mitotic-specific cyclin C13-1-like: MDTDLNCANIINRASKKRSFPMASVHDSNHHLNNHKQIQSTKKRVVLGDITNSNSNSGHFSSNHTSDVIKQRQKQSDKRHTVEECVKSEVSVTFGSIGNDKFLYAPLIYQHLHSIEIEEKRRPLPNYMEMVQKDVTIGMREILVDWLVEVAEEYKLVSDTLFLTVVYIDRYLSLRYLKRNRLQLLGVSCMLVASKIEEISHPHVEDFCYITDNTYTKEEVVQMERHLLKFFDSESTHPTPKTFLRIFIRAAQEDNMTSCSLFEFLSWFLVELSLLDYDCLRFLPSMVAASAVFIAKFTLQPERHPWGLKMQRHSGYLPRELKDCVLVIHDLQLSRRASSSRAIREKYSHHKLKCVAALRSPSDIPVSYFEDVDD; the protein is encoded by the exons atGGACACCGATCTAAATTGTGCCAATATCATCAACCGTGCATCCAAGAAGCGTTCTTTTCCGATGGCCTCCGTTCACGACTCTAATCACCACCTTAACAATCACAAACAAATTCAATCCACCAAAAAACGAGTCGTTTTGGGAGACATAACCAATTCGAACTCGAATTCAGGTCACTTTAGCTCCAATCACACCTCTGACGTCATCAAACAACGTCAGAAACAATCAGATAAACGGCATACCGTTGAAGAGTGCGTGAAAAGTGAGGTTTCGGTCACGTTCGGATCAATTGGCAATGATAAGTTTCTGTATGCGCCTCTTATATATCAGCATCTTCATTCAATAGAG ATTGAGGAAAAGAGAAGGCCATTGCCTAATTATATGGAAATGGTTCAAAAGGATGTGACGATAGGAATGCGAGAAATTTTAGTGGATTGGTTGGTTGAGGTGGCAGAGGAGTATAAACTTGTATCCGATACGTTGTTTTTAACTGTCGTGTACATCGACAGATACCTGTCTTTACGTTATTTGAAAAGGAATAGGCTCCAGCTTCTCGGTGTATCTTGCATGCTTGTAGCCTC GAAAATTGAAGAGATTAGTCATCCCCATGTAGaagatttttgttatataacagacAATACTTATACTAAAGAAGAG GTGGTTCAAATGGAAAGGCACCTGCTCAAATTTTTCGATTCAGAATCCACCCATCCAACACCGAAAACTTTTCTTAG AATCTTCATTAGAGCTGCTCAAGAAGATAACATG ACATCATGTTCATTATTCGAGTTTTTGAGCTGGTTTCTTGTAGAGCTAAGCTTGCTAGATTATGACTGTTTAAGGTTCTTGCCGTCAATGGTAGCAGCCTCTGCAGTTTTTATAGCAAAATTTACACTTCAACCAGAAAGACATCCTTGG GGCTTGAAAATGCAACGCCATTCGGGTTACCTGCCACGTGAGTTGAAAGATTGTGTGCTTGTTATTCATGATTTACAGTTGAGTAGAAGAGCATCATCTTCTCGAGCAATAAGGGAGAAATATTCACATCACAAG TTGAAGTGTGTTGCAGCATTGCGTTCCCCTTCAGATATTCCAGTTTCGTACTTTGAAGATGTTGATGATTGA